One Lycium barbarum isolate Lr01 chromosome 5, ASM1917538v2, whole genome shotgun sequence genomic window carries:
- the LOC132640322 gene encoding MYB-like transcription factor EOBI: MDHHQKIKVGSSQRGGGGGEEGGDFTNNNQETRDEDNIMDLRRGPWTVEEDFTLINFIAHHGEGRWNSLARCAGLKRTGKSCRLRWLNYLRPDVRRGNITLEEQLLILELHSRWGNRWSKIAQHLPGRTDNEIKNYWRTRVQKHAKQLKCDVNSKQFKDTMKYLWMPRLAERIQAAAAASNPVVVSSSGPTITAIQNQEIQPPLSNMNHPMSDYMPFQLANNEKTNSLNYSSTSVSSSSDLADGCFNFPINQSSNQDHSQVNQSTNQLCYGEPTVSPTGYFHPGFLGFQEVDQQNSSRWMDNSWNIDDVCFLQQQLNNDM, translated from the exons atggATCATCATCAGAAAATTAAAGTTGGTTCAAGCcaaagaggaggaggaggaggagaagaaggaggagattTTACGAACAATAATCAAGAAACTAGGGACGAAGATAATATTATGGACCTTCGAAGGGGTCCATGGACTGTTGAAGAAGACTTTACACTTATCAATTTTATTGCTCATCATGGTGAAGGTCGCTGGAATTCCCTCGCCCGTTGTGCtg GTCTGAAGAGAACAGGGAAAAGCTGCAGATTAAGATGGCTTAATTATCTTAGGCCAGATGTTCGACGTGGCAACATCACTCTTGAAGAACAACTCTTGATTCTTGAATTGCATTCTCGTTGGGGAAACCG CTGGTCTAAAATTGCTCAACATCTGCCCGGAAGAACAGATAACGAAATCAAGAATTATTGGAGAACCCGAGTGCAAAAGCATGCTAAACAGCTCAAATGTGACGTGAACAGCAAGCAATTCAAAGATACCATGAAGTATCTTTGGATGCCAAGGTTAGCCGAGAGAATTCAAGCAGCCGCCGCCGCTTCCAACCCGGTGGTGGTTTCTTCCTCCGGCCCCACCATTACCGCCATCCAAAATCAAGAAATTCAACCGCCACTATCAAACATGAATCATCCTATGTCCGACTATATGCCTTTCCAGTTGGCGAATAATgagaaaacaaacagtcttaattatTCAAGCACTTCAGTTTCATCATCATCTGACCTCGCTGACGGTTGCTTCAATTTCCCAATTAACCAAAGCAGTAATCAGGATCATTCTCAAGTTAATCAAAGTACTAATCAGCTGTGTTATGGGGAACCTACAGTTAGCCCCACGGGTTATTTTCACCCTGGATTTCTAGGGTTTCAAGAAGTGGATCAACAAAATAGTAGCCGATGGATGGACAATTCATGGAATATTGATGACGTGTGCTTCTTGCAGCAACAATTGAACAATGACATGTGA
- the LOC132639147 gene encoding uncharacterized protein LOC132639147, whose protein sequence is MAEGNHRPWWRAVWGNANTPKHSFISWLVMHGRILTRDRLYNMGLCREKDCTLCGNCDETIKHLFFECVYSKYCLEEIMKWLQIHGRNLELEGMWSRLARKAQGKISRSLLWAVWTALIYHIWEARNEALWQQRVPRPQRVIVTIQLETKVRIFDILNRKTRCKDKEWIEELYK, encoded by the coding sequence ATGGCTGAAGGCAATCACAGACCTTGGTGGAGGGCAGTATGGGGCAATGCAAACACTCCAAAGCATAGCTTCATTAGCTGGCTAGTCATGCATGGAAGAATACTAACTAGAGATAGGTTATATAACATGGGGCTATGTAGAGAGAAGGACTGCACCCTCTGTGGCAACTGTGATGAAACTATCAAGCATTTGTTTTTCGAGTGCGTGTACTCCAAGTACTGCTTGGAGGAGATCATGAAATGGTTGCAAATACATGGAAGGAACTTGGAATTAGAGGGAATGTGGAGCAGACTAGCTAGAAAGGCCCAGGGCAAAATCAGCAGAAGCTTGCTATGGGCTGTATGGACTGCACTAATTTACCATATTTGGGAAGCCAGAAATGAAGCCCTATGGCAGCAGCGAGTACCAAGACCTCAGAGAGTAATTGTGACCATACAGCTGGAAACAAAAGTGAGAATTTTTGATATATTGAATAGGAAGACAAGATGTAAAGATAAAGAGTGGATAGAAGAGCTTTATAAGTAG